A stretch of the Lactuca sativa cultivar Salinas chromosome 9, Lsat_Salinas_v11, whole genome shotgun sequence genome encodes the following:
- the LOC111916122 gene encoding protein SPA1-RELATED 4 isoform X2: MIMDHSSEFGNQMSNFDSSEASNRNPHSIPSGTTTGHNSGIITEERKQRFQGKHNGVNLREWIDNRNRVVDAFECLHIFIQIVEVVNLAHSKGIVVHNIRPSCFIISSLNRVSFIESVACSDSDSDVKGSCSFSAQNPVNVSRTVSDLQSGLENLEEERNQRFRPFPMKQMESNWYTSPEEASGGQSSCASDVYRLGALLFELYCTCSSVEEKNATMSSLRHRVFPPQLLLKWPKEALFCLWLLHPEPDSRPKIDEVLQSEFLNGLKDNLDERVAEIELKERIEEQELLLEFLSMMQKRKQEAANSMRSTVSVLTSDLQEVVKLQSSINIKLESNLNHRSINDDDPANPESRKRIRTITHEDEYQTSENRGNLISKTPRLMRNLRKLESAYFLTRRRAIKQEIKPISIDCKESIVSANDFSSRDRIVGRQNRWMNSFLDGLCKYLSFSKLKVKADLKQADLLSFSNLVCSLSFDRDGDFFATAGVNKKIKVFEYDSILNGNRDINYPVAEMGSNSKLSSICWNRYIKGQIASSNFEGVVQVWDVTRNQVFTEMREHESRAWSVDFSSADPTLLASGSDDGSIKLWNINQAILYLHLVDVRFQTKRSKCRDH, from the exons ATGATAATGGACCACTCATCTGAATTCGGTAATCAGATGTCTAATTTTGATTCTTCAGAAGCTTCAAATAGAAACCCTCACTCAATTCCTTCCGGTACTACTACGGGTCATAACTCCGGAATCATAACCGAAGAACGGAAACAGCGATTCCAGGGTAAGCACAACGGTGTTAACTTAAGAGAATGGATAGACAACCGAAACCGAGTCGTTGATGCCTTTGAATGCTTACATATATTCATACAAATTGTAGAAGTTGTCAATTTGGCACATTCAAAAGGAATTGTTGTTCATAATATTCGCCCTTCTTGCTTTATCATATCTTCGTTAAACCGCGTCTCGTTTATCGAATCCGTAGCTTGCTCTGATTCCGATTCCGATGTTAAGGGATCGTGTTCCTTTTCCGCCCAAAATCCCGTAAATGTCTCGCGTACGGTTTCGGATTTGCAATCGGGTTTGGAGAATTTAGAAGAGGAACGGAATCAGCGATTCCGACCATTCCCGATGAAACAAATGGAAAGTAATTGGTACACGAGCCCGGAAGAGGCAAGTGGTGGTCAAAGCTCTTGTGCTTCTGATGTTTATCGACTCGGGGCTCTTCTCTTTGAG TTGTATTGTACGTGTAGCTCGGTTGAAGAGAAGAATGCGACAATGTCTAGTTTGAGACATCGTGTCTTTCCACCTCAATTGCTACTTAAATGGCCAAAAGAAGCTTTATTTTGCCTTTGGTTATTGCATCCCGAGCCAGATAGTAGGCCAAAAATAGA TGAAGTATTACAAAGTGAGTTTCTTAATGGACTTAAAGACAACTTAGATGAACGTGTAGCAGAAATAGAACTAAAAGAACGAATCGAAGAACAGGAGTTATTGCTAGAATTTCTTTCGATGATGCAAAAACGCAAGCAAGAAGCTGCAAATTCAATGCGAAGCACTGTTTCCGTTTTAACTTCAGATTTGCAAGAAGTTGTGAAATTGCAATCATCAATCAACATAAAACTAGAATCAAATTTGAATCATCGATCTATAAACGATGATGATCCCGCAAACCCAGAATCAAGAAAACGCATCAGAACAATAACTCACGAAGACGAGTATCAGACATCTGAAAATCGAGGAAATTTGATCTCTAAAACCCCTCGATTGATGAGAAACTTAAGGAAGCTTGAATCCGCTTACTTTTTGACCAGGCGCAGGGCGATTAAACAAGAAATTAAACCAATTAGCATCGATTGTAAAGAATCGATTGTTTCGGCTAATGATTTCTCATCAAGAGATCGGATTGTGGGTAGGCAAAATCGATGGATGAATTCGTTCTTGGATGGATTGTGCAAGTATTTATCTTTTAGTAAATTGAAAGTCAAAGCCGATTTGAAACAAGCAGATCTCTTGAGTTTTTCGAACCTTGTGTGTTCTTTGAGTTTTGATCGCGATGGAGACTTTTTTGCAACAGCTGGTGTGAATAAGAAGATTAAAGTTTTTGAATATGATTCGATCTTGAATGGGAATCGTGACATTAATTACCCTGTTGCTGAAATGGGAAGTAACTCGAAGCTTAGCAGTATATGTTGGAATCGATATATTAAAGGGCAGATTGCTTCCAGTAATTTCGAAGGTGTAGTACAG GTATGGGATGTTACACGAAATCAAGTATTTACAGAAATGCGAGAGCATGAGAGTCGTGCATGGTCCGTGGACTTCTCCTCAGCGGATCCCACCCTGCTAGCAAGTGGAAGTGATGACGGCTCCATTAAGCTCTGGAATAtcaatcaggcaattctatacTTGCACTTGGTGGATGTCCGCTTTCAAACTAAAC GGAGTAAGTGTCGGGACCATTAA